A stretch of Deinobacterium chartae DNA encodes these proteins:
- a CDS encoding family 43 glycosylhydrolase: protein MLTAYRFCSALVALVALGASEAQRAPSQNTTYTNPVVPDDFPDPFILRAGKAYYAYATNSAGMDVPTMRSTDLVSWEFVGNALGPLPSWASGGFTWAPEVMAVKNGYVLYYTARHTESGRQCIGAARASRPEGPFVDRSGKPLVCQLKLGGSIDASPFVDKDGTRYLYWKNDGNCCGQRTGLWVQKLSADGMKLLGKPKDLIYNGALWEGNLIEAPTLWRQGSKYYLFFSASAFDSDTYAVGYAVGNSPLGPFKKAAQNPILASRGKVAGPGGQGIVLDGAGKPWFYYHAWEAGNVGYNAGGRRSMYIDRLEFKGGVPRVRSTTSAQPAPVPLGK from the coding sequence GTGCTGACCGCGTACCGCTTCTGTTCGGCGCTGGTGGCGCTGGTGGCGCTGGGAGCGTCCGAGGCTCAGCGTGCACCCTCGCAGAACACCACCTATACCAACCCGGTCGTTCCGGACGATTTTCCGGACCCGTTCATCCTGCGGGCCGGCAAGGCCTACTACGCCTACGCCACCAACAGCGCGGGCATGGACGTGCCCACCATGCGCTCCACCGACTTGGTGTCGTGGGAATTCGTGGGCAACGCGCTGGGGCCGTTGCCGTCTTGGGCCAGCGGCGGCTTTACCTGGGCCCCCGAGGTGATGGCGGTCAAGAACGGCTATGTGCTGTACTACACGGCCCGCCACACCGAAAGCGGACGTCAGTGCATCGGCGCGGCGCGCGCCAGCAGGCCCGAGGGACCGTTCGTGGACCGCTCGGGCAAGCCGCTGGTCTGCCAGCTCAAGCTGGGCGGGTCGATCGATGCGAGCCCGTTCGTGGACAAGGACGGCACCCGTTACCTGTACTGGAAAAACGACGGCAACTGCTGCGGACAGCGCACCGGGCTGTGGGTCCAGAAACTTTCGGCCGACGGCATGAAACTGCTCGGCAAACCGAAGGACCTGATCTACAACGGAGCCCTGTGGGAAGGCAACCTGATCGAAGCGCCCACGCTCTGGCGCCAGGGCAGCAAGTACTACCTGTTCTTCTCGGCCTCGGCCTTTGACAGCGACACCTACGCGGTCGGGTACGCGGTGGGCAACTCGCCGCTGGGACCTTTCAAAAAAGCCGCCCAAAACCCCATCCTCGCCTCGAGGGGCAAGGTGGCCGGGCCGGGCGGGCAGGGCATCGTGCTCGACGGCGCGGGAAAGCCCTGGTTTTACTACCACGCCTGGGAAGCGGGGAACGTGGGGTACAACGCGGGTGGCCGCCGCTCGATGTATATTGACCGCCTCGAGTTCAAGGGGGGCGTGCCCCGGGTGCGCTCCACCACCAGCGCCCAGCCCGCTCCGGTGCCGCTGGGCAAGTAA